The window taattaattgatgGGCCATTTGGGCCTAATGCTCAACGCTCCTTGTAGCGAAATTAGGATAAAAAGTATGTAGAAATGATGATCTTGTTTTCTTGCTTAGAGGTGGTGTTAAATCAGGTCCTATTACTCCTAAAGTATGCTTTTTTCACAGCATAATCCTTGAGATtaggttatttatttatttatcattatctATTCTTAATTATTGAATCTTGTTACGTAAGACCTTGGTTTTGTGTTTAAGAATGATGTTGCAAATTGCCATGATGGACAACATGCATAGTATTACGTGGATAAACTACAATTTTTGAGCTTTTTAATGTATCTTTAGATCTTGACCTTCGGTTTTTATTCTCTTAGCCTCCTACACACCGTGTGTTAGAAACTGCTTTTTGAGACACTTTAAATTTAGTTATGCAATAAAATTTCAATAGATGGAgtattacaaaaagaaaaattccatCCTCTACTAAAGAGCCTCGATCTATGTGTTAAAGCATtacacttttttctttgttttgttttgttaatagCTTTTGCTTGAACATGCTCATCATGATCACCATCGTGTTATAACACTTTATTTTATGTGTTATaacactttattttattgtcCTCGTGAAAACCCTTTAAAGATACTGCTACTTGCATATacttatacatatacatatacatatatacatttcaATAATCACAATTCTGATCTGTATTTGGAAACTTTGGTGGTGGCTGCTGCTTGTGCAGATGGAATCAGTGAAGCCGTCGGCCGTGACCCCGCGAAAGAAGTTGGCGCGCAGTTTTGCGAAGGTTCTTCATGTCAAAGCACTTATTGGAATTGCTTCAGTTGATGGTCTGAAGAATGTTATATCTGATGCAAATCTCAAGGACGAAGGAAAAATCGCTAAGAGCAAGACTACACTGAATTGGTCCGAGTCTTttaatgaagatgatgatgaagagcTTCAAGAGAGAGTGGCCAATGAAGCTCTTTTGGCAAAGCTTTTTGCTAGCATTTCAACTGTTAAAGCTGCATATGCTGAGTTGCAGCATGCTCAGTCACCTTTTGACCCTGATGGAATTGAAGCTGCTGATCAATTGCTAGTGTCTGAGTTGAAGAACTTGTCTGAGCTAAAGCAATGTTACTTGAAGAAACAGTTTGATCCTTTGCCCGAGAAGGAGATTCTTGCAGCCGAATCCAAGGAGCTGCAGGGTGTGATCAAAACCTATGAGATCATGGGGAGGAAGTTGGAGTCACAGGTGAGGCTCAAGGATTCTGAGATTATTTTCCTTAGGGAGAAGTTAGAGGAAGCTAATATGCACAACAAGGCAATTGAGAAGAGATTGAATCAAAGTGGCCAGCTATCAGTGCTTGATAATCTTCACATAACTGGATTAAGTCCTAGCCATTTCATCATGGTCCTTCGCCATGCAGTCCGGTCCATTCGCAACTTTGTGAGGCTGGTTGTGGATGAGATGAGATCTGCAGGTTGGGACATTGATGCTGCAGTCGACGCCATCGAACAGAATGTGGTTTATATGGCAGAAGATCACAAGTGTTTCGCAATGGAGGCCTTTGTTTGCAGGGAAATGTTTGATGCATTCCACATCCCTAACTTCTCCCTTTCAAGTGAGTCTCCTCTAGAAAAAAACAGGAGACAACAGTGGTTCTTTGGGAAGTTCAATGAGCTGAAATCAATGAAGGCAAAGGACTACCTAGCCGAGAGGCCACGATCATCGTTCGCCAAGTATTGCCGGGTCAAGTATTTGGGACTTGTTCATCCCAAGATGGAGTCATCGTTTTTTGGTAACCTGAGTCAGAGGAACCTTGTGAATACTGGTGGAGGGTTTCCAGACACTGCATTCTTCACCTCATTCGCCGAAATGGCGAAGAGGGTGTGGCTTCTGCACTGCTTGGCCTTCTCCTATGAGCCTGAGGCTTCAATCTTCCAAGTGGAGAAAGGGTGCAGATTCTCTGATGTGTACATGGAAAGTGTGAATGATGAAATCTTCCTCTATTCGGAAGTGGAATCAGATCCACAAGTTGCTTTCACAGTAGTTCCAGGGTTTAGGATTGGTAAAACTGTTTTACAATGCCAAGTGTACCTCACATCACAGCACAAACAACAAAGcaaggttaaattttttttcacttcaacAAAGCAAAGGTGACTCATGACTGACCCCACACAACTCAGGTGATTGAACTGGAAGgcaattctttatttttcttagtgaaaaaaaaactttttggaGGGAAATGAAGGCCTTGTGGTTGTGGGGACTGAACTCTGGCTTGGATCACTCACCGGGGCATCTTTGTCCatttgtattttggccattttgaaaagaaaaagccaTTGGACCGCGTTGCATTGGAAACAAGCCTTTTTTttagaatcttttttttttttaatttatgccaGATTTATCAAAGAGACATCCCcccaaaattttattattaggtCAGTGACAGGGATTGTCTAGCTGTTATGCATCTTTTACTAGACATTGCATTTTATGATATGTACATAATGATATATAGGTGGGCATTTTATaatcctctttttcctttttttatttattaatctttgTTTTGCTCAATTCCCCTATTTTTGACCCTCTTGAGTTTATTTTCACATGCCACTTGTTGTGCCTTTAGATGCCTCCAAATCTGTGTTGTCAACTTAGCTATTAATTATTCTTCATTCCTCCTATGGAATGCTGCTTTGTCGTGGTTAAATTTGAAGTAAAACAAATGAACAAATCACTTAATGCCAATTTTGCCCTTGTTAGATGTGAGTATCTTTAAATAGGCTCAACCAATATTATGGGGACTACTCTGGCAGTTGTTGTACGATGAACATTGGGTtttgcaaatgtattgaaagcTAAATGGGCCCCACATGTGATGCCTACTTTATTCAACGAAGTCGGTGTTGAAGGGGGCATGTGAAGACAGTATTTGGAAACCTTTCTTTGTCCCCATAAAGGAGATGCGATTCTTGTTGATGGGTTTGCATTGTATCTAAGCATCTTCGTGTAATGCTTCCCAACCGTTACAAACATCTCTGCCAATGCAACTATGCAAGTGATTGTTGTGTAATGTGTACATTGGGCTGTGATTCATTCACATGGTGGAAGTGGAAAGTGGGTAAGGAACATATAAGATCTTAGGGGGCTATTCATGTGCCTTTAAAATCTTGGAAAGGTATCTTCTTTTACCGGAAAATAATTGAGGGTCAAACTTTTTCTACTTTGATAACGTTTGGTCCATGTGGCAAGAGGTAGATTTAGCCATTTAGGTGTgagttatgtatatatattattttctacatGTTAGGtggcttttttttatttgtgtgaaTGTTACGATCAGCTTAGCATCATTTTCACATTTTGATCAGGGGCATTGAATAGAGGTTTTACTTTGGTGTGACAGGACAATGCTCTTTTGCAACAATACAACtgacaaaataaaaagttagGCAGATAAAAGATAGTGGAATACTtatcactttttaaaaatagaaaaataagggtacacattttttttatgggaTATAGTTGTGTCAGGGTATAATGGATTTTAAcgaccaaaaaagaaaaggtgaGATCATTAGGCATTTCCAGTTGAAAGAAGCCACTTGTATGTACACTTGACTGAATTGAGACAATTGTTGATGAGTGTGACAATTGGTTTCATGTTGTTTTGGGCCTCATGGCTACAGAAAATATGGGATGGGCTCTCTGGAAAAGGTTTAAGGGTTTGGTGAACCTTACTTTATCTCTTCTTAATTctcctttaaattaaaaaaataagtaaaattataatacttttttttatttaaatattcacaATTGTAGTAGTTAGTTTTTATTAAGTGAGTTCTTTCTCATTCATTCTTTTAGTATTTCGTTTACTATTATAAACAATGCTATCttgaaattgagaaaattaGAATTCAGTTTGTAATCGAGGTAAAGATATAATTGAGAAAAAGAACAAAGGGAGTATGTTGTTGGCATAAggataaattatgaatttaatcaAAACTTGTGCGCACCACACAATTGGTCCGCAGATCTCCCTTGTTGGTTAAAGATTTGAATTCAActctccttttctgttttgttagATGaagttttttaaagaaataccaAGTCCTTATAATAtagattaag of the Glycine max cultivar Williams 82 chromosome 13, Glycine_max_v4.0, whole genome shotgun sequence genome contains:
- the LOC100799419 gene encoding protein GRAVITROPIC IN THE LIGHT 1; this encodes MESVKPSAVTPRKKLARSFAKVLHVKALIGIASVDGLKNVISDANLKDEGKIAKSKTTLNWSESFNEDDDEELQERVANEALLAKLFASISTVKAAYAELQHAQSPFDPDGIEAADQLLVSELKNLSELKQCYLKKQFDPLPEKEILAAESKELQGVIKTYEIMGRKLESQVRLKDSEIIFLREKLEEANMHNKAIEKRLNQSGQLSVLDNLHITGLSPSHFIMVLRHAVRSIRNFVRLVVDEMRSAGWDIDAAVDAIEQNVVYMAEDHKCFAMEAFVCREMFDAFHIPNFSLSSESPLEKNRRQQWFFGKFNELKSMKAKDYLAERPRSSFAKYCRVKYLGLVHPKMESSFFGNLSQRNLVNTGGGFPDTAFFTSFAEMAKRVWLLHCLAFSYEPEASIFQVEKGCRFSDVYMESVNDEIFLYSEVESDPQVAFTVVPGFRIGKTVLQCQVYLTSQHKQQSKVKFFFTSTKQR